CACCGCAGCGGCCCCGGGCCGATGGGGCCGAGTCGGATGGTGCTTTCAAAGCCCGTGATTGCCGCGGTCAGTGGCCACGCCGTCGCGGGTGGTCTGGAACTGGCGCTGTGGTGCGACATGCGAGTGGTCGAACAGGACGCCATCATGGGTGTCTTCTGCCGCCGCTGGGGTGTGCCACTGATCGACGGCGGCACCGTGCGACTGCCGCGGATTGTCGGTCACAGCCGGGCCATGGATCTCATACTCACCGGACGCGCGGTCGCCGCCGACGAGGCCTTCGCCATTGGCCTGGCGAACCGCGTCGTGCCGAAAGGCGAAGCGCGCCAACGGGCCGAGGAGCTCGCGGCCGAACTCGCCGCACTACCTCAGCAGTGCATGCGCGCGGATCGCCTGTCGATGCTCCATCAGTGGGGCGAGGCGGAAGCCGACGCGATGGACTTCGAGTTCGGCAGCATGTCGAAGGTGGCCGCCGAATCACTGGAGGGCGCCGCACGATTCGCGGCGGGAGCGGGCAGGCACGGCGCGAGCGCCTAGCGGGAGAGCGCTACCCCTTGCCGATCTTGTTGTTCGACCCGGTGTCGTTGATCTTCGGCTCGCCGTCCTTGTAGGTCACGGTGTTGTTCAGGCCGACGACGCTGATCTCTTTGTCGATGCGGTCGAAGGTGACCTTGTTGTCGGCGCCGCCGATGTTCACGTTGGCGCAAGTGCCCTTGACGGTCAATGTGTTGTTCGAACCACCGATGTTGAGCGACTTGCCATCTGCGCAGTCGATGTCGGCGGTGGTGCCGAACGACCCGTAGTTGATGGTGTTGCCGACCTCGACCTGTGCACCGGAACTGCCGGCGGTCGCCGACGGTGTCGTGGTGTCCGAGCTCTCCGAGCCGCAGCCCGCGAGCACCACGGCGGTCGCAACAACGGCGACGGCCAGGGCCGATGCGCGCCT
The sequence above is drawn from the Mycobacterium gallinarum genome and encodes:
- a CDS encoding crotonase/enoyl-CoA hydratase family protein, which translates into the protein MSGPAGRSGGPTPEGQGTTGGLGGVRVEKNGPVTTVIMNRPAARNAVNGPAAAGLYAAFDEFDKDDSAAVAVLWGDNGTFCAGADLKAFGTPDANPVHRSGPGPMGPSRMVLSKPVIAAVSGHAVAGGLELALWCDMRVVEQDAIMGVFCRRWGVPLIDGGTVRLPRIVGHSRAMDLILTGRAVAADEAFAIGLANRVVPKGEARQRAEELAAELAALPQQCMRADRLSMLHQWGEAEADAMDFEFGSMSKVAAESLEGAARFAAGAGRHGASA
- a CDS encoding DUF3060 domain-containing protein — translated: MRRASALAVAVVATAVVLAGCGSESSDTTTPSATAGSSGAQVEVGNTINYGSFGTTADIDCADGKSLNIGGSNNTLTVKGTCANVNIGGADNKVTFDRIDKEISVVGLNNTVTYKDGEPKINDTGSNNKIGKG